The window GAGTTTTTGCTGATCGCCCAATGACAGGTCTTTTGCCTTGGTGAACAGCGGCAAAGACAATTGGGCGGCAAGTGCACAGGCTCGGTCCTGATCCCAGTGGGCATAAAGACGGCCGATGCGTTCAAAGTGCGCATCGCCCGTCATCCAGTCCAACAAATCCGGGGTTTGCGCCACATACCCCAGTCGCTCACGCACGCTGTCGCTCAAGTCGGTGCTGAGACAGCCACCCAATTTGCAAAAACCTTTGTCCGGCACCGTCAGGCCCACCAGGCTGCGCAGCAAGGTGCTTTTGCCCGCACCGTTGCGACCGACTAAGCCCAACACGGCCCCTTCGGGCACGTCCAGGCTGAGCTGGCTCAGCACGGCTTTGCGTTGGTAAACGTGATGCACCCGATGGGCGCTGATGATGGGCTCGTTCATTGCCTCTCCTCCTGATGTGTTTCTTTCAAGCATTCTTCAAACTGCGCCAGTGCAGCCTGTGCGGTCAGGCCCAACTGCCGGGCTTGTTGT is drawn from Limnohabitans sp. 63ED37-2 and contains these coding sequences:
- a CDS encoding ABC transporter ATP-binding protein — translated: MNEPIISAHRVHHVYQRKAVLSQLSLDVPEGAVLGLVGRNGAGKSTLLRSLVGLTVPDKGFCKLGGCLSTDLSDSVRERLGYVAQTPDLLDWMTGDAHFERIGRLYAHWDQDRACALAAQLSLPLFTKAKDLSLGDQQKLSVVLALGHDPDILILDEPVASLDPMTRRAFMRALFEQRGSERPRTVIISSHLLSDLERVVTHVAFMREGRIQLMDEWDALTEHLRLVQVHGAEAPRGAIFQSRHPEQGLWLVDTRLPGALADGRALNLDDLFLELNS